A region of the Paraburkholderia flava genome:
AGAATCCGTTGTCCAGCAGCGCATCGTCCTCCAGGACCACAGCGGACCGACCCAATGTCACGACTTTTCTCCAGACTGCCCGGTGACTCATAAAGCACCCGATCTCGCCACGCGTCAGCATGCGACCGTAGCGCCGAACGGCGGCGCTACGATCAGTCATCGAATCGATCTCCGAATCGGTCAGGCAGCGCGCATCGAACGCATCTTCGAAACGGAATGCCACGCTGCGGTCGTTCAATGCCTTCGCGATCGACGGACGCCGTTCAGACAATGCGAGCGAAATAACAAAAATATCGAACATGGACACGCGTCTATCGGTTCAGTAGCTGAGTGAAATGGGCGCGTAACGACGGCGACCTTGCGATCAGGAAAAGATAGGCGCCCAGAATCGCCGCCTCGGCGATCAGGAAAGCAATCGCAGCCCCCTCGGCACCGAAGTGCGGCGCAAGGGAAAACGCCAGCACGATATTCAGAACGCCTGCCGCAAGCATCACGCCGGAGCGTCGACGGGTGCCACCAAACGGCACGATGACCTGCAGTCCGAGGAAATAGGCAAGATTGCCGAATAGTGTCGCGACGCAGAGCAGCGTCAGTGCGGCCGCCGATCCTTCATAACGGGCACCTAGTATCAGGTTCGTCAACGGTTCCGCAAGACACGCGATCACCACTACGCCCGTACCCGTTGTCGCCACCGTTGCGATTGCGCCGAATACAGTAAGCTTTGCAGCATCGCGGATGCGCTCCGGACGAAGCTCCGCAAATAGCGCCGAGATGCGCGGATACAGCACCGTGTTGATCTGGGCCGGCACCATATTGCCAACCGTCTTCAGCTTGTCTGCGGCGGCGTAGAGGCCAACCTGATATGAACCCGCTGTGGACCCGAGAATGATCGCGTTGGTCGCACTGAACAGACTGACAGAAGCACTCGCGGCAAACATGTCGGCGCCCTGTCTCAATCGCGCCCACACAGCTACCCATGACGTCTCTGGCCGTCCAAGCAAGCCAAGGCGCGACACGACAACAAGCGAAAATACCCCACCGATGAACGGTGCTGCGGCCTGGATCGCTACCGCTGCGGCAACGTCGTCAGCATTGCGCACGAACAGGAACGTCAGCGGCAACGTGACAAAGCGAGCGCCAAGCGACAAGGTTGCAAAGAGCGAAAACCGCTCGAGACCTTGCAGCAGCCAGTTAAGCGTAAACACGTTACTGACCACAACGAGCCACGATATCAGCATCACAGGTACGGCAACCGCGATACGTGGGTCCAGATAAAGCACCAGCAACAGCGCCGCGAAAGACAGCACGCAGAGGCATGCCTTCGCGCCCATGATCGACCAGATCAACTCGTTGAGACTGGCGGAGGAGCCCCGAGACTCGGCCACCGCGCGTGGCCCGCTAAGATTAAAACCCCATTCGGTCAACACGGTTCCGTAGATCGTCATCGCCGTCACGTAACCGAGTACGCCAAACTGCGCCGGTCCCAGTACGCGCGTCAGATAGGGAAACGTGACGAGCGGTACGAGGTAATTGCCGATCTGCCAAAGCAGCATTGCCGAGAAATTCCGGCCGAGACTCTTCGCGGGTCCCGTCACAGGAATAGCCGCAACCGAGCCGAGGCTGGACGGATCACTCATCGTCATCGCTCAACCCGCCATCCGGGCTTCGGCCAACACCCCCCGCGTATCAATCACCACCTTCGCCTGCAACCTCACCGGGTCGATCCGTCTAAACTGCGTGTGATCGACAAGAATCACCACCACGTCCGCCTGCGCGAGCGTGCCCGACAGATCGCCCAACCGCACCTTGCCATCCAGCGACGGCGGCAACGCTTCGACGTTCGGCTCCACCGCAATCACCTGCCCTTCGAATCGATCCGCAAGCTGGCTCACGATCTCGATCGCCGGACTCTCGCGCAGATCGTCGATGTTCGCCTTGAACGCGAGCCCGAGGCACGCGATCACCGGTTCACGGAAGCGCTTCGCCGCGCGCTCGACCCTCTCCACCACATAACGCGGCTTCTCATCATTCACCGCCCTAGCCGTCCTGATCAACCGCGCATGCTCCGGCGCCGAATCCACGATGAACCACGGATCCACCGCAATACAATGCCCGCCCACCCCAGGCCCCGGCTGCAAAATACTCACGCGCGGATGACGGTTAGCCAGCCGGATCAGTTCCCAGACATTGATGTCGAGCTTGTCCGAAATAATCGACAGCTCGTTGGCGAACGCGATATTGACGTCGCGAAACGAGTTCTCCGTCAGCTTGCACATCTCGGCCGTACGCGCATCGGTCAGCACGCATTCGCCGCGCACAAAGGTCTGATACAACTCGGCCGCCGTCTCGCTACAACGACGCGTCATCCCGCCGATCACCCGATCGTTCTCCACCAGCTCGCGGATCACGTGCCCCGGCAACACGCGCTCGGGGCAATGCGCAACACGAATATCCGACGCTTCACCTGTCTGCTGCGGAAAACTCAGATCAGGCCGCATCTCGGCAAGCCACGCAGCGACCTTCTCGGTGGTACCGACTGGCGACGTCGATTCGAGCACGACCAGATCGCCCGGCTTCAGCACGCTCGCGATCGCGCGGCTCGCGGCCTCGACGTAAGTCAGGTCCGGCTTGTGCCCCTCGCCGAACGGCGTCGGCACGGCGATCAGAAATGCATCAGCCGGTTCGGGTTCGGTCGTCGCGCGCAGATGACCTTGCGTGACCGCCGCGCGCACGAGCATGTCGAGTTCGGGCTCGACGATGTGCACTTCGCCGCGATTGATCGTGTCGACGGTCGTGCGATTCACGTCGACGCCGACAACGGTCTTTCGCCGCGCTGCGAACGCGGCCGCGGTGGGCAAGCCGATATAGCCGAGCCCGATGATGGAAATAACGTCGAATGACATGGTGTGTGGTCTCTTCGCTTTTTGTGTTCAATGCACGGCGACGGGTTGCAGCGCGGCGGTCGCGTTCGGCCACAACGCTGCCGGCAGCGCCGCAGCGATCCGCTCGCATGCGCGGCCGTCGCCGTACGGGTTGTGCGCGCGGCTCATCGCGTCGTATTCGCTTCTATCGTTCAACAGGCGCTCGACGGTATCGGCGATACGCTGCGCGTCGGTGCCGACAAGTCGTACGGTTCCCGCTGCAACGGCCTCGGGACGCTCAGTGGTATCGCGCATCACGAGCACCGGTTTGCCGAGTGACGGCGCCTCTTCCTGGATGCCGCCGGAGTCGGTCAGGATCAGCCACGCGCGCGTCATCAGGTACACGAACTGCAGGTACTCCTGCGGCTCGATCAACACGACGTTGCGCACGTTGCCGAGCAACCGGTTCACGGGCTCGCGGACGTTCGGATTCAGATGCACCGGATAAACGATCTGTACCTGCGGATGCTTTTCAGCGATGCGCAGCAGCGCCGCGCAGATGTCCTCGAAACCCTGACCGAAGTTCTCGCGTCGATGTCCGGTGACGAGGATCATCTGTTTCGTTTCGTCGAGAAACGGGAACATCTGGTGCAGGCGTTGCGCGAGATCGCGTTCGCGGTTCAGTCGCGTCTGCACGGCGAGCAACGCGTCGATCACGGTATTACCCGTCACGACGATCCGCTCCTGCGCAATACCTTCGCGCAGCAAATTACCGCGCGATGTTTCCGTCGGTGCGAAGTGGTGCGCGGCGAGCGCGGCGGTCAGCTTGCGGTTCGCTTCCTCGGGCCACGGCGAATACAGGTTGCCGGTGCGCAATCCCGCTTCGACGTGCCCGACCGGCACGCGTCGGTAGTACGCAGCAAGCGACGTCGCGAACGTCGTCGTGGTGTCGCCGTGCACGAGCACGAGGTCCGGGCGGCTCGCTTCCAGCACCGGGTCGAGCTTGCCGAGCAGATGACCGGTCAGGTCGGTCAACGTCTGGCCGGCGCGCATCACGTCGAGGTCGTAGTCGGGTGTAATCGCGAACAGGTCGAGCACCTGGTCGAGCATCTGCCGATGCTGCGCAGTGACGCACACTTCGCAGTCGACGTGCGCCATTGCGCGCAGGCGATGCACGAGCGGCGCCATCTTGATCGCCTCGGGCCGCGTGCCGAACGTCACGAGAATCTTCTTTCTTTCGATGTCCATGGTGTGCTCCGCCCGTCCGTTCACTGGC
Encoded here:
- a CDS encoding flippase, coding for MSDPSSLGSVAAIPVTGPAKSLGRNFSAMLLWQIGNYLVPLVTFPYLTRVLGPAQFGVLGYVTAMTIYGTVLTEWGFNLSGPRAVAESRGSSASLNELIWSIMGAKACLCVLSFAALLLVLYLDPRIAVAVPVMLISWLVVVSNVFTLNWLLQGLERFSLFATLSLGARFVTLPLTFLFVRNADDVAAAVAIQAAAPFIGGVFSLVVVSRLGLLGRPETSWVAVWARLRQGADMFAASASVSLFSATNAIILGSTAGSYQVGLYAAADKLKTVGNMVPAQINTVLYPRISALFAELRPERIRDAAKLTVFGAIATVATTGTGVVVIACLAEPLTNLILGARYEGSAAALTLLCVATLFGNLAYFLGLQVIVPFGGTRRRSGVMLAAGVLNIVLAFSLAPHFGAEGAAIAFLIAEAAILGAYLFLIARSPSLRAHFTQLLNR
- the wecC gene encoding UDP-N-acetyl-D-mannosamine dehydrogenase → MSFDVISIIGLGYIGLPTAAAFAARRKTVVGVDVNRTTVDTINRGEVHIVEPELDMLVRAAVTQGHLRATTEPEPADAFLIAVPTPFGEGHKPDLTYVEAASRAIASVLKPGDLVVLESTSPVGTTEKVAAWLAEMRPDLSFPQQTGEASDIRVAHCPERVLPGHVIRELVENDRVIGGMTRRCSETAAELYQTFVRGECVLTDARTAEMCKLTENSFRDVNIAFANELSIISDKLDINVWELIRLANRHPRVSILQPGPGVGGHCIAVDPWFIVDSAPEHARLIRTARAVNDEKPRYVVERVERAAKRFREPVIACLGLAFKANIDDLRESPAIEIVSQLADRFEGQVIAVEPNVEALPPSLDGKVRLGDLSGTLAQADVVVILVDHTQFRRIDPVRLQAKVVIDTRGVLAEARMAG
- the wecB gene encoding non-hydrolyzing UDP-N-acetylglucosamine 2-epimerase, yielding MDIERKKILVTFGTRPEAIKMAPLVHRLRAMAHVDCEVCVTAQHRQMLDQVLDLFAITPDYDLDVMRAGQTLTDLTGHLLGKLDPVLEASRPDLVLVHGDTTTTFATSLAAYYRRVPVGHVEAGLRTGNLYSPWPEEANRKLTAALAAHHFAPTETSRGNLLREGIAQERIVVTGNTVIDALLAVQTRLNRERDLAQRLHQMFPFLDETKQMILVTGHRRENFGQGFEDICAALLRIAEKHPQVQIVYPVHLNPNVREPVNRLLGNVRNVVLIEPQEYLQFVYLMTRAWLILTDSGGIQEEAPSLGKPVLVMRDTTERPEAVAAGTVRLVGTDAQRIADTVERLLNDRSEYDAMSRAHNPYGDGRACERIAAALPAALWPNATAALQPVAVH